The following are encoded together in the Tatumella ptyseos genome:
- a CDS encoding SulA-like leucine-rich domain-containing protein produces the protein MTIPHSVNDFSKQIHTMPKVSPSVSGINQICYDNASPALLNLLLLPAVKQLGEQAKWMLWLTPENKLDRSWLEHSGISLNKSVQIPLLTDDQKIDSMIRAIKSENYSVITVWLNSTLTVEQQNSLNFLAKESDTVVFILHKNPPLTPSARQITQQKIPTFAFL, from the coding sequence ATGACCATCCCCCATTCTGTTAATGATTTTTCAAAGCAAATACATACTATGCCTAAGGTCTCTCCATCGGTAAGCGGTATAAATCAAATTTGCTATGATAATGCCTCGCCTGCCTTACTTAACTTACTCCTTTTACCGGCAGTGAAGCAGCTTGGTGAACAAGCGAAATGGATGTTGTGGCTAACTCCTGAGAATAAATTGGATCGTTCTTGGTTAGAGCACTCAGGGATTTCTTTAAATAAATCAGTACAAATCCCTTTGCTAACCGATGATCAAAAGATTGATTCTATGATTCGAGCTATAAAATCCGAGAATTATAGTGTTATTACTGTATGGTTAAACAGTACATTGACAGTTGAACAACAAAACAGCCTCAATTTTCTTGCTAAAGAGTCAGATACAGTGGTGTTTATTTTGCACAAAAATCCCCCACTTACTCCTTCGGCCAGACAAATAACTCAGCAAAAAATTCCAACTTTTGCATTTCTTTAG
- a CDS encoding TfoX/Sxy family DNA transformation protein, which translates to MISSQECIVQFKKKITLLGDIDFKTQFGGYSLSIDGVVFALVKQGTVYLRGSEAMSFYLACRPLTPFEFCKRGSAVSLNYFAVDSELWCDEVNLLKLSRSALVDAKNCRIYKQSHRRLKDLPNLGIRFETLLKEVGIHTEEQLRQTGVEQSWILMHQLNKHLGLSTLYYLQGAIMGLHHAVIPHHIREGLMAWHKEFTAHSTQSSVSGIRRLGVAL; encoded by the coding sequence ATGATTAGTTCTCAGGAATGTATTGTTCAGTTTAAGAAAAAAATTACCCTTTTAGGGGATATTGACTTCAAAACGCAGTTTGGCGGCTATTCTTTATCAATTGATGGGGTTGTATTTGCTTTGGTCAAACAGGGTACGGTTTATTTAAGGGGGAGCGAGGCGATGTCTTTCTATCTAGCTTGCCGCCCCCTTACGCCTTTCGAGTTTTGCAAAAGAGGCAGTGCCGTATCGCTGAATTACTTTGCAGTAGATAGCGAGTTATGGTGTGACGAAGTCAACCTATTGAAACTCTCCCGTTCAGCATTAGTCGATGCCAAGAATTGTAGAATTTATAAGCAATCTCATCGTCGGTTAAAGGATTTACCGAACTTAGGTATTCGTTTCGAAACGTTGTTAAAAGAAGTCGGTATTCATACTGAGGAACAACTTCGGCAAACAGGTGTTGAACAGAGCTGGATATTGATGCATCAACTTAATAAGCATTTAGGACTATCCACTCTCTACTATCTGCAGGGAGCTATAATGGGGTTACATCATGCTGTAATACCCCATCATATTCGCGAAGGACTTATGGCTTGGCATAAAGAGTTCACTGCACACTCGACGCAAAGTAGTGTTAGCGGTATTAGAAGGTTAGGAGTGGCTCTTTAA
- the yccS gene encoding YccS family putative transporter, translated as MMAGRNVLNKYWQHYILNHLWQEPVRIFVAMSCVALFAWYHHAVIWAIPLILGIVAAALTDIDDRLTGRLKNIVITLVCFSIATISVELLFPHPLLFLCGLGLSSWTFIMLGALGQRYATIAFGAILIAIYTMLGIGLFPKWYIQPLFLLAGAGVYYIFTLVHHLLFPARPVEAQLIKTYSSLARYLETKATLFDPDGTTHSERPLYKVSLANSQLVQQLNSVKTAIQSRLRGDRASSSSRRALLYYFVAQEIHERANSSHIDHFSLQNNWHFNELMFRCERLLRQQAMACREIAESIQAKQDYQHNRHFERALANADIALERILPFAEKETCERLRWLLKNLRAVDQQLASVESEQLSNTDWQKIDTELSFEGLRGWQDIKSRFKSHLSPKSVLFRHAVRVSLVLCTGYIFIQSIGLERGYWILLTSLFVCQPNYSATKRRLALRVIGTLAGILIGLPLLWLIPSLPGQLVAIVLFGVLFFLFRQVQYAQATLFITLMVLFCFNLLGEGFNVALPRIIDTLIGCGLAWLAVTFIFPDWHYRQFSAVISKAYRANARYLKAVTQQYKEGKDNRVSYRIARRDAHNADAELASVITSTENRMWPSSDAKEASFSILCTNHSLLSYIAALGSHRQRTYNPQLLELLFALSACAEDYEKFSDEEIQQTLNTLTTLANSIVIEDEPQKALIIQQVSLIINTLRELNKVKEPLLTF; from the coding sequence ATGATGGCTGGTCGCAACGTGCTAAATAAATATTGGCAACACTATATCCTCAACCATTTATGGCAAGAACCTGTAAGGATCTTTGTCGCAATGAGCTGTGTTGCGCTTTTTGCCTGGTACCATCACGCGGTGATATGGGCTATTCCATTGATATTAGGCATTGTTGCGGCTGCCTTAACCGATATTGATGATCGCTTAACCGGGCGGTTGAAAAATATTGTGATAACACTGGTCTGTTTTTCGATTGCGACCATTAGCGTTGAACTACTCTTTCCTCACCCATTACTCTTCCTTTGCGGACTAGGGCTGTCCAGTTGGACCTTTATCATGTTAGGGGCGCTTGGGCAGCGCTACGCCACCATAGCCTTTGGTGCTATCTTAATAGCAATCTATACGATGTTAGGCATAGGGCTGTTTCCTAAATGGTATATTCAGCCTCTATTCCTCTTAGCAGGCGCTGGCGTGTATTATATATTTACTCTTGTTCATCATCTTCTCTTCCCCGCTCGTCCCGTTGAAGCTCAATTGATCAAAACTTATAGCTCCCTTGCACGCTATTTAGAAACCAAAGCGACATTGTTTGATCCTGATGGCACGACACACAGTGAACGCCCTCTTTATAAAGTCTCTCTAGCGAACAGCCAATTGGTCCAACAATTAAATAGCGTTAAGACAGCAATACAGAGTAGGCTCCGCGGAGATAGGGCCAGTAGTTCCAGTCGACGTGCTTTACTTTACTATTTTGTCGCACAAGAGATTCACGAACGAGCCAACTCATCCCACATCGACCACTTTAGTTTGCAAAATAATTGGCACTTTAACGAGCTAATGTTTCGCTGTGAACGGCTACTTAGGCAACAAGCAATGGCGTGCCGAGAAATTGCCGAAAGTATTCAGGCTAAGCAAGATTACCAACATAACCGCCATTTTGAGCGCGCATTAGCCAATGCAGATATTGCATTGGAACGAATATTACCCTTTGCAGAAAAGGAAACCTGCGAGCGTCTACGATGGCTCCTTAAAAATTTACGCGCAGTCGATCAACAATTAGCCTCTGTCGAATCAGAACAACTCTCTAATACCGATTGGCAAAAAATTGATACCGAACTCTCATTTGAGGGGCTGAGAGGCTGGCAGGATATTAAATCGCGTTTTAAAAGCCACCTTTCGCCAAAGTCTGTTCTTTTTAGACATGCGGTTCGGGTAAGTCTCGTGCTCTGCACAGGCTATATATTTATACAGTCTATAGGATTAGAGCGCGGGTATTGGATATTATTAACCTCACTCTTTGTTTGCCAACCAAACTATTCGGCTACTAAGCGACGCTTAGCTTTGAGAGTCATCGGTACTTTGGCTGGAATATTGATCGGGCTACCACTTCTGTGGTTAATTCCCTCTCTGCCCGGACAACTAGTAGCCATTGTACTATTTGGCGTTTTATTCTTTTTGTTTAGGCAAGTCCAATACGCCCAAGCAACACTCTTTATCACACTAATGGTGTTGTTCTGTTTCAATCTACTCGGTGAAGGCTTCAATGTCGCGCTACCACGAATTATCGATACGTTGATAGGATGTGGGTTGGCTTGGCTTGCAGTGACCTTCATTTTTCCAGATTGGCACTATCGGCAATTTTCTGCCGTTATCAGTAAAGCCTATAGGGCAAACGCTCGTTATCTCAAGGCAGTCACACAACAGTATAAAGAAGGTAAAGATAATCGAGTTTCCTATCGTATTGCACGCAGGGACGCACATAATGCTGATGCAGAACTGGCTTCAGTTATCACTTCAACAGAAAACAGAATGTGGCCATCATCAGATGCTAAAGAAGCCTCCTTTTCAATCCTCTGCACTAATCACAGCCTACTGAGCTATATCGCGGCATTGGGGTCCCATCGGCAACGCACCTATAATCCTCAACTGTTGGAACTTCTTTTTGCACTTTCTGCTTGTGCAGAAGATTATGAGAAGTTTAGTGATGAAGAAATCCAACAAACACTGAATACGCTAACAACATTAGCGAATTCAATAGTGATTGAAGATGAGCCACAAAAAGCCCTGATTATTCAACAAGTTTCACTTATCATTAATACTTTAAGGGAGTTAAATAAAGTTAAAGAGCCACTCCTAACCTTCTAA
- a CDS encoding YccF domain-containing protein, which produces MRSVLNILNFFLGGFLTSLSWLVVTLLTIVFIFTLPLTRSCWEITKLSFVPFGNEAVHVDLLRPENKSRLLNSGGTLLNIVWLVLFGWWLCLSHITIGIAQCLTLIGIPTGIAHLKIAVIALWPVGRRVVSVEEAKIARENAARLQFGK; this is translated from the coding sequence ATGCGTAGTGTGCTTAATATTTTGAATTTTTTCCTTGGCGGGTTCCTTACAAGCCTTTCATGGTTAGTCGTCACTTTACTGACCATCGTCTTTATATTTACGCTGCCACTGACCCGTTCTTGTTGGGAGATTACTAAGCTTTCTTTCGTACCCTTTGGTAACGAGGCAGTACACGTCGATTTGTTAAGACCTGAAAATAAAAGCAGGCTTTTAAATTCAGGCGGCACCTTATTAAATATAGTGTGGCTAGTATTGTTTGGATGGTGGCTATGTCTTTCTCATATCACGATCGGTATAGCACAATGCCTGACCCTAATTGGTATCCCGACAGGCATCGCGCATTTGAAAATTGCGGTCATTGCGTTGTGGCCAGTTGGACGCAGAGTCGTCAGCGTTGAGGAAGCTAAAATTGCGCGTGAAAATGCTGCGCGTCTTCAATTTGGTAAATAA
- the helD gene encoding DNA helicase IV — protein sequence MELKATSIGKKLAQHPYHRVRMLAAGVEVSGDHHEYIIPFNQLIGIRCKRGMVWGELEFQLADDKVVRLHGTEWSETQRFWQYLMKSWQSWTQQMVDISDQVLRELQQFILDTVQKDRWLTQDALQGLQTHVQEVLAALPLPSERLQAFPDTYTHWQYCHAWLTAPETQRQYRNDQWITQLESTYAEFFATVESSPLNASQRKAVMNDERSVLVLAGAGSGKTSVLVAKTAWLLMRKQAQADQIVILAFGRKAADELNQRITLRTGASTITAKTFHGLALAIIQQVTNKTPIITELESNITERHKLLLDHWIGQCSQKKAAANQWRQCLEEDLGWSLTETDFWQQPDIQKKIPLILDKWLGLIRMQGGSQAHMIEQAKEDDRPLFTKRIKLMSPIVKAWKAALKAEGAVDFSSLIEQACGLIEKGRFISPWKYLLVDEFQDISPQRAKLISLLRQQNKHSHLYVVGDDWQAIYRFAGAQLDLTTKFADYFGEGAVCQLETTYRFDQRLSDIASQFIQQNPSQLSKTITSVRPGNKKSITLLYETQLEGLLDKLSGFATQQETILLLGRYHYLRPKVLDKAGTRWPNLTIDYMTIHASKGCEADFVILCGVNAGKEGFPAEPQETIIERGLLVEQEAYPFAEERRLAYVAMTRARQRLWIMFDPKKPSPFVEELKQAGVPIAKKP from the coding sequence ATGGAACTAAAAGCAACGTCAATCGGTAAGAAGCTAGCACAGCATCCCTATCATCGGGTTCGAATGCTTGCTGCAGGTGTCGAAGTCTCTGGTGATCATCATGAATACATTATTCCTTTTAATCAATTAATTGGGATTCGTTGCAAGCGCGGCATGGTGTGGGGAGAATTAGAGTTCCAATTAGCTGATGATAAAGTTGTCCGTTTACACGGGACCGAATGGTCAGAGACGCAGCGATTTTGGCAATATCTGATGAAATCGTGGCAGTCCTGGACACAACAGATGGTTGACATCAGTGACCAAGTGCTCAGGGAACTCCAGCAGTTTATTCTCGATACCGTGCAGAAAGACCGCTGGTTAACCCAAGACGCTTTACAAGGATTACAAACGCATGTCCAAGAAGTGTTGGCTGCTTTACCCTTACCAAGTGAACGTCTTCAAGCCTTTCCAGACACCTACACTCATTGGCAATATTGCCATGCGTGGTTAACCGCGCCCGAAACTCAACGGCAATATCGTAACGACCAATGGATAACCCAACTTGAATCGACTTATGCAGAGTTCTTTGCGACGGTGGAAAGCTCTCCTTTGAATGCTTCTCAACGTAAAGCGGTGATGAATGATGAAAGGTCTGTACTCGTTTTAGCCGGAGCGGGGAGTGGTAAAACCTCGGTATTAGTGGCGAAAACAGCTTGGTTACTGATGCGTAAACAGGCGCAAGCAGATCAAATTGTTATTTTAGCTTTTGGACGTAAAGCTGCTGACGAACTTAACCAGCGGATAACGTTACGTACGGGGGCATCAACTATCACCGCGAAAACATTCCATGGATTAGCATTGGCTATCATCCAGCAAGTCACGAATAAGACCCCTATCATTACTGAATTAGAAAGCAATATCACTGAACGACATAAGTTGCTGCTTGATCACTGGATAGGACAGTGCAGCCAGAAAAAAGCTGCAGCCAATCAATGGCGACAGTGCCTAGAAGAGGATTTAGGTTGGTCGTTAACTGAAACGGATTTTTGGCAGCAGCCTGATATTCAGAAAAAGATCCCCCTCATACTAGATAAGTGGCTTGGACTTATCAGGATGCAGGGTGGCAGCCAAGCTCACATGATCGAACAGGCGAAGGAAGATGATCGCCCATTGTTCACAAAGCGTATTAAATTGATGTCCCCGATTGTCAAAGCGTGGAAAGCAGCGTTGAAAGCGGAAGGGGCAGTAGACTTCTCGAGTTTGATCGAACAAGCCTGCGGTCTGATTGAGAAGGGACGATTTATTAGCCCTTGGAAATATCTGTTGGTCGATGAATTTCAAGATATTTCGCCGCAGCGAGCTAAACTCATCTCATTGTTACGTCAACAGAACAAACATAGTCATCTTTATGTGGTCGGCGATGACTGGCAAGCCATTTACCGTTTCGCTGGCGCACAGTTGGATCTCACTACAAAATTCGCAGATTATTTTGGTGAAGGCGCGGTTTGCCAATTAGAGACCACTTACCGCTTCGATCAGCGGTTAAGTGATATTGCGTCACAGTTTATTCAACAGAATCCATCACAACTAAGTAAGACTATTACTAGCGTACGCCCAGGCAATAAAAAGTCGATCACGCTACTCTATGAAACGCAATTAGAGGGTCTGCTCGATAAGCTCAGTGGTTTCGCGACCCAGCAAGAGACCATTTTGCTGCTAGGACGTTACCACTACCTTAGACCGAAAGTACTTGATAAAGCGGGAACTCGCTGGCCGAATTTAACTATCGATTATATGACTATCCATGCCAGTAAAGGGTGCGAGGCAGATTTTGTGATCCTTTGTGGAGTGAACGCCGGAAAAGAAGGTTTTCCGGCCGAGCCGCAAGAAACCATTATTGAGCGGGGGTTATTAGTCGAACAGGAAGCTTATCCCTTTGCAGAAGAACGTCGACTGGCCTACGTCGCGATGACTAGAGCAAGACAACGATTATGGATAATGTTTGATCCTAAAAAACCTTCACCTTTCGTCGAGGAACTTAAACAAGCAGGCGTGCCTATCGCGAAGAAACCTTAA
- the hspQ gene encoding heat shock protein HspQ, with translation MIKCKFGIGQQVRHQLTGALGVIVDMDPAYALQTPTPSSLIIHEGLLVLPWYYVVMEDEGGETVQTYVAESQLTGEILNEHLDNPEMDDIAERVRSKISSPLLRH, from the coding sequence ATGATCAAGTGTAAATTCGGAATTGGTCAACAAGTTCGTCATCAATTGACGGGCGCTTTGGGGGTGATTGTCGATATGGACCCTGCCTATGCATTACAAACCCCGACACCGTCCAGCTTAATCATCCACGAAGGGCTATTAGTGCTTCCTTGGTACTATGTCGTTATGGAAGATGAGGGTGGCGAGACGGTCCAGACTTATGTGGCAGAATCGCAACTGACAGGTGAAATTCTCAACGAGCACCTTGATAATCCGGAGATGGACGATATTGCCGAGCGGGTTCGTTCTAAAATTAGCTCTCCCCTGCTTCGCCATTAG